Within Chlorogloeopsis sp. ULAP01, the genomic segment GAAAATTAGGATAACGACGTCCTGCAAAAAACCGATATAGTTTGGCTGTAGTTTTAGGAATATTATGAGTCACACTTACGTGATATGAAGGAATTGTTGCTCCTTCTAATCGACCGACAATAACTTCCTCAAGTTTATCCCATTCATTGTAAGAATTTACAGGGCAAATTTGATTGGGACTACTATTTGTAGTTTCTGTCATAAATTTACCAGTAAGTTCGCAACATCTTACAATAATTTTATTTTCCTTAACCTAGTCATAAATCAGTAAAGCGAAATATTTTTTATCGAACATCTTGTACCATTTCCATTTGAAGACGCATAGAAAGAACCCCACCGCCTGCGGCACCTCCCCTTACCCAGGGGAGGTTGGGAGGGGTCAAAATAATATGCAGCTTCACAGATAATTGGTATTAGAAAATTTCTTGTAGAATCATACCTATGGATAGTTGTCAAATATAATTGCAACTTTATAAATATGCATGAAAGCGAGTTTTCTGACTGCATTAAAAAAACTTATAGATAAATGTGTTGACATAGAATCTCTATGAGCATAATTTTTCCTTTCTTTTCTTTTACAGAACATAATTAAGAATTTTGTCTCAGATATTAACAATTTAATAAAAACTTCGAGGATTCTATTTAGTTTTTTATTAATGATAGGAAGATATTATTTTAGTGCAAAATTAGCAGTCAAGATATCTGACAAATGGTCTAGGATTGTATCTGTGATGTCTGATAATATGTATAGGCGTATATGAATATTTTGATTAACTTTTTCAGAGTCTTTTAATATTCATAACTTGCGGAGAACACATACCAGTGAAGAAAACTTTGTTTCTCAGCCCTCCTTCCTTTGATGGGTTTGACGGTGGTGCAGGTTCCCGATATCAAGCCAAGCGTGAAATTACATCCTTCTGGTATCCTACATGGCTGGCACAACCTGCCGCCCTTGTACCTAACAGTAAGCTTGTAGATGCGCCTCCACACAATCAAACTGTAGAAGATGTACTCGCAATTGCCAAAGAGTACGAGCTAATTATTATGCACACCAGTACACCTTCACTACCTAATGATGTCAAGTGTGCCGAGGCAATCAAAGCTCAAAACCCCGATACAGTAATTGGTTTAATTGGAGCACACGTAGCAGTGTTGCCAGAGGAGACACTGCGTGAAAACCCAATAGTTGATTTTGTCTGTCGCCACGAATTTGATTACACCTGCAAAGAACTGGCAGCAGGCAAACCTTGGCAGGAAATTAAAGGTCTAAGCTATCGCGATCGCAATGGTAATATACTCCACAACGAAGACCGTCCGTTGATTCACGATTGGGATTCTATGCCCAGCGTGTTGCCGATTTATGCCCGCGATTTGGATATGACAAAATACTTTATCGGCTACTTGCTGCATCCATACATTTCCTTTTACACTGGACGAGGCTGTCCAGCCAAATGTTCTTTCTGTCTTTGGCCTCAGACAATAGGCGGACACTTGTATCGACATAAAAGTCCCCAAGCGGTTGGGCGCGAGATGGAAGAAGCTAAAGCCATCTTCGGCGACAAAGTGCGGGAATATATGTTTGATGACGACACCTTTACAATTGATAAACAACGGGCGATCGCCATTAGTGAACACATGAAGCGATTGAAGCTCACCTGGAGTTGCAATGCCCGCGCTAATTTAGATTACGATACCCTCAAACAACTGCGTGACAACGGTTTGCGTCTACTACTAGTAGGATTTGAATCGGGTAATCAGCAAATCTTAGACGGAATTAAAAAGGGTATCAAGCTTGAGGTAGCACGCAAGTTTATGGAGAACTGCCACAAACTTGGCATTACTGTACACGGCACATTTATCATTGGTTTGCCCAATGAAACTCAAGAAACGATAGAGGAAACGATTTGCTTTGCTTGCGATCTAAGTCCTCATACAATTCAAGTTTCGATTGCTGCTCCTTATCCTGGAACAGAACTCTATCGTCAAGCACAAGAGCAGGGTTGGTTTAGTGACAATTCCCTAGTTGCCAACTCTGGAATTCAAATGTCTACGCTGCAATATCCCCATCTGTCTGCTGCTGAAATTGAAGATGCAGTTGAGGTGATGTACCGTCGTTTCTACTTTCGTCCGAGAGCCATTATCCCAATTGTTGGTGAAATGCTCAGTGATCCTCAAATGTTAGTGCGTCGCCTACGTGAAGGACGTGAATTTTTCGCCTACCTCAAAGAGCGTCACACCAGAGCAACTACTAAAGCACAATCAGTGATTGGTTAGTGATTTTTACTTAGTTACAAATGACTCATGACAATGGAAATAGGAAGCAAAGAACACAAAGAACTCTTTTGCCACAGCTTCATTGAAAGTCATCTAGAGTACCAGCCTGAGCTACTTCCTTGGCCAGAACTTGACACTGTCGCCCTCGCCAGCCTCCGTAACATTCCCTTTTGGAAAGAAGCACTTAATACAGAGCAAGAAGCCGGAGTGATGGTGAATGCCTTTGCAGACACAATCAGTGATCCATTATTACAAGAAGCGATCGCTCTGCAAGGGATGGAAGAAGATCGCCACGGTAGACTAATTAATTTTCTCATCAATCATTACGAGATTAAGATTTCCCAACCTCCTGAGCCTGTACTTCCTAGTAATATCAAAACCGCCTTCCTTGACTTTGGCTTTGGTGAATGCCTCGATTCTTTCTTAGCTTTTGGTTTATTCGGGCTGGCTCGTCGTTATGCAACTTACATCCCAGCAGCATTGTTTGAAATCTTTGATGCAGTTTTGCATGAAGAAGCTCGTCATATTATGTTCTTCGTGAATTGGGTAACTTATCAGCAAATTCAGGAAGGTAAAAGCAATTGGTGGCGTGGAATTAACGCTTTGTGGCATTACAACAGAGCGCTGCAAGACAAGATTCAAGCTTTTACTGGCTCTAACGAAGAAAAACAAGAGGGTTTTACTGCCACTGGTGCTAGTAGTTTGATGGATAATTTAACCCCAGAACTGTTATTATCCACTTGCTTGCAAGAAAACGCTCGGCGAATGAGCCTATTTGACAAACAACTACTGCGCCCCCAACTAGTACCCAAACTTGCCACAATTGCATTAAGTACGATTGAACTTATACCCTGGCGCAAGTCAAACTCGACAGCCCAATTATCAGAACCTTAAAAACAAAAAATATATGCAAGCAAAGAAATTCGCCATTATCAATGGTGATGACTTTGGTTTCTCCAGTAGTGTCAATCAAGCAATTATCAAAGCCCATGCAGAAGGTGTGTTGACTAGTACTAGCCTGATGGTGACTGCCGATGCTGCTCATGAGGCAGTTGCCTTAGCACGCACTCACCCTAACTTGGCAGTGGGACTGCATTTAGTGCTAGTGTGTGGAAAATCTGCCCTCCCACCTCAGCAAATTCCTCACTTGGTTGATAAAGAAGGTAACTTTTTCAATGATTCTCTACTAGCTGGGTTGCGCTATCAATTTGTCAGGAAAGCCCGTGAAGAACTACGGCAGGAAATCCGCGCTCAACTAGAAAAATTTCGCTCTACTGGTTTGCCACTCTCCCATGTCGATGGGCATTTGCATATGCATATGCATCCCGTTGTACTGGGTATATTAACTGACTTAGCAGCAGAGTTTAACATCAAAGCAATTCGTCTGCCATTTGAGGAACTAGGACTAAATTTAAAGCACAGCCGTAGTAAGATGCTGACTAAACTAGTTTGGTCGGTAGTTTTTGGTCGATTGCGTCATTACGGTGAACATTTGCTAGAATCTCAAGGCATTAGCTTTACACAAAAAGTTTATGGG encodes:
- the hpnJ gene encoding hopanoid biosynthesis associated radical SAM protein HpnJ, whose translation is MKKTLFLSPPSFDGFDGGAGSRYQAKREITSFWYPTWLAQPAALVPNSKLVDAPPHNQTVEDVLAIAKEYELIIMHTSTPSLPNDVKCAEAIKAQNPDTVIGLIGAHVAVLPEETLRENPIVDFVCRHEFDYTCKELAAGKPWQEIKGLSYRDRNGNILHNEDRPLIHDWDSMPSVLPIYARDLDMTKYFIGYLLHPYISFYTGRGCPAKCSFCLWPQTIGGHLYRHKSPQAVGREMEEAKAIFGDKVREYMFDDDTFTIDKQRAIAISEHMKRLKLTWSCNARANLDYDTLKQLRDNGLRLLLVGFESGNQQILDGIKKGIKLEVARKFMENCHKLGITVHGTFIIGLPNETQETIEETICFACDLSPHTIQVSIAAPYPGTELYRQAQEQGWFSDNSLVANSGIQMSTLQYPHLSAAEIEDAVEVMYRRFYFRPRAIIPIVGEMLSDPQMLVRRLREGREFFAYLKERHTRATTKAQSVIG
- a CDS encoding ferritin-like domain-containing protein — translated: MTMEIGSKEHKELFCHSFIESHLEYQPELLPWPELDTVALASLRNIPFWKEALNTEQEAGVMVNAFADTISDPLLQEAIALQGMEEDRHGRLINFLINHYEIKISQPPEPVLPSNIKTAFLDFGFGECLDSFLAFGLFGLARRYATYIPAALFEIFDAVLHEEARHIMFFVNWVTYQQIQEGKSNWWRGINALWHYNRALQDKIQAFTGSNEEKQEGFTATGASSLMDNLTPELLLSTCLQENARRMSLFDKQLLRPQLVPKLATIALSTIELIPWRKSNSTAQLSEP
- the hpnK gene encoding hopanoid biosynthesis-associated protein HpnK, coding for MQAKKFAIINGDDFGFSSSVNQAIIKAHAEGVLTSTSLMVTADAAHEAVALARTHPNLAVGLHLVLVCGKSALPPQQIPHLVDKEGNFFNDSLLAGLRYQFVRKAREELRQEIRAQLEKFRSTGLPLSHVDGHLHMHMHPVVLGILTDLAAEFNIKAIRLPFEELGLNLKHSRSKMLTKLVWSVVFGRLRHYGEHLLESQGISFTQKVYGLLQTGNITEKYLLELIPQIRAELVEIYCHPELSGAGEVELAALLSSGVREVLASHGFELTNYYFLPDRTLLD